The Helicobacter sp. MIT 99-5507 genome includes a region encoding these proteins:
- a CDS encoding tyrosine-type recombinase/integrase translates to MRYSIDFKDTFDETLLFWIERFLHSKVATLSSRNVKNKEILNQTMKSLRFGIKNVEQLQTLLKEVRNNGLIGINTYANPLLKLFSYLQTFGFASMREIDEEILRDFIAVACSSLSNASKKNHRVVVIGFFGFIDKQNEDENGKSYIFNIELKNIGDIRGKSAEKLPSFMNEDELKRFLNAIDDYPFSPKVKNRNQLIIKTIIYTGIRVSEALNLKYKDISEDENNYILQVRGKGNKPRIVMILKKHIQELLQNWKIQKDSMQLDSEYIFCNFKNKILTQAYVSRSVENILTFAGIRKEKNGAHMLRHSFATLLYQKSLDLVLVQEALGHSSITTSRIYTHFDKTRLSKTTLIMDNITE, encoded by the coding sequence TTGCGTTATAGCATCGACTTTAAAGATACTTTTGATGAAACATTACTATTTTGGATAGAGCGATTTTTACATAGCAAAGTAGCAACCTTATCATCAAGAAATGTAAAAAATAAAGAAATCCTAAATCAAACGATGAAAAGTTTAAGATTCGGGATAAAAAATGTAGAACAACTCCAGACATTATTAAAAGAAGTCCGCAATAATGGACTGATTGGGATAAATACATATGCAAATCCATTGTTAAAATTATTTTCATATTTACAAACATTTGGTTTTGCAAGTATGAGAGAAATTGATGAAGAGATATTACGAGATTTTATCGCTGTAGCTTGTAGTAGTCTAAGCAATGCTAGCAAAAAGAATCATCGAGTTGTGGTTATTGGTTTTTTTGGTTTTATTGATAAGCAAAATGAAGATGAAAATGGAAAATCATATATATTTAATATTGAACTAAAAAATATTGGTGATATTCGTGGAAAAAGTGCAGAAAAATTACCATCATTTATGAATGAAGATGAACTCAAAAGATTCCTTAATGCAATAGATGATTATCCATTTTCACCAAAAGTTAAAAATAGAAATCAATTAATTATAAAAACTATCATATACACTGGAATCCGTGTATCTGAAGCACTCAATTTAAAATACAAAGATATTAGCGAAGATGAAAACAACTACATTTTACAAGTGCGTGGAAAAGGAAATAAACCTAGAATAGTAATGATTTTAAAAAAACATATACAAGAATTGTTACAAAATTGGAAAATACAAAAAGATTCTATGCAACTAGATAGCGAATATATATTTTGTAACTTTAAAAACAAGATTCTAACACAAGCTTATGTAAGTAGAAGTGTAGAAAATATTTTAACTTTTGCTGGAATTAGAAAAGAAAAAAATGGAGCTCATATGCTTAGGCATTCATTTGCAACACTTTTGTATCAAAAAAGTCTTGATTTGGTGCTTGTGCAAGAAGCTCTTGGACATTCAAGTATCACAACTTCTAGAATCTACACACATTTTGATAAAACTAGACTTTCAAAAACTACTTTAATTATGGACAATATTACAGAATAA
- the bioV gene encoding pimelyl-ACP methyl ester esterase BioV, with protein sequence MSEFFGGFALKDDLNLFANLLDSFEITLNQYDVCGFGYGSKRALDYVLNCNSRINRLILLSPAFFNNKDSAFLDSQIEYFSKNKELYLKHFYENIGFDGLYRFNSDVSVRDLRAFFEFSFNEVDLFRICNRGIKIIVFLGGKDKIIDSTNAMEFFKNFGIVYFIKEANHLLRIEK encoded by the coding sequence TTGAGTGAGTTTTTTGGAGGATTTGCATTGAAAGATGATTTGAATCTATTTGCAAATCTTTTAGATAGCTTTGAAATAACACTAAATCAATATGATGTTTGCGGCTTTGGCTATGGCTCTAAGAGAGCGTTAGATTATGTGCTAAATTGCAATAGTCGCATAAATAGACTCATATTATTATCACCTGCTTTTTTTAACAATAAAGATTCTGCTTTTTTGGATTCTCAAATAGAATATTTTAGTAAAAATAAAGAGCTTTATTTAAAGCATTTTTATGAAAATATTGGATTTGATGGATTGTATAGATTTAATAGTGATGTCTCTGTGAGAGATTTAAGGGCTTTTTTTGAATTTAGTTTCAATGAAGTTGATTTATTTAGAATTTGCAATAGAGGCATTAAGATTATAGTTTTTTTAGGTGGCAAAGATAAAATCATAGATTCTACTAATGCTATGGAGTTTTTTAAAAATTTTGGTATTGTTTATTTTATAAAAGAAGCAAATCATTTATTAAGGATAGAAAAATGA
- a CDS encoding fumarate reductase iron-sulfur subunit: MSGRIITIRALKYDPQSAVYKPHFKEYKLEETDSMTIFIALTMIRENQDANLSFDFVCRAGICGSCAMMINGQPKLACRTLTKDYEDGIITLAPLPAFKLIKDLSVNTGIWFEGMTKRVEGWIHSNKEHDISKLEEPIEPSVADEVFELDRCIECGCCVAGCATKLMRDDFVGAAGLNRVARFMLDPHDNRSDEDFYELIGNDDGVFGCMSLMACQDFCPKELPLQSKIAYLRRKMVSQAFK; the protein is encoded by the coding sequence ATGAGTGGGAGAATAATTACAATAAGAGCATTAAAATACGATCCTCAAAGTGCAGTTTATAAACCACATTTCAAGGAATATAAACTAGAAGAAACAGATTCTATGACTATATTTATCGCATTGACTATGATTAGAGAGAATCAAGATGCAAATTTGAGCTTTGACTTTGTATGTAGAGCTGGAATCTGCGGTAGTTGTGCCATGATGATAAATGGACAACCAAAACTTGCTTGCAGAACACTAACAAAAGACTATGAAGATGGAATAATCACTCTAGCTCCACTTCCTGCATTTAAACTCATAAAAGATTTATCTGTAAATACTGGTATATGGTTTGAGGGAATGACAAAAAGAGTTGAAGGCTGGATTCACTCAAATAAAGAACATGATATATCAAAACTAGAAGAACCAATCGAGCCTAGTGTTGCAGATGAGGTATTTGAGCTTGATAGATGTATTGAATGCGGTTGTTGTGTGGCAGGGTGTGCTACGAAATTAATGAGAGATGATTTTGTAGGTGCTGCTGGATTAAATAGAGTTGCAAGATTTATGTTAGATCCTCACGATAATAGAAGCGATGAAGATTTCTATGAATTAATTGGTAATGATGATGGTGTATTTGGCTGTATGTCTTTAATGGCATGTCAAGATTTCTGCCCAAAAGAGCTACCATTGCAAAGTAAGATTGCATATTTGAGAAGAAAAATGGTCTCTCAAGCATTCAAATAG
- a CDS encoding type II secretion system protein, whose amino-acid sequence MKRNGFSMIELVFVIVILGVLAAVAVPRFVTTRTDAQVAMARSDIASVLKAIPARVFAENLDPTASTPTGFSSWGDWMIDTGGLDRGRWTVNGSNTKGIEPLGNVQNAQGAQTGGCGAIIILDTTTGNLTFDPNRISATTTGGNNGGTFCKSLKESYPSGSNRIIPLATTGAVKF is encoded by the coding sequence ATGAAAAGAAATGGTTTTTCAATGATTGAGTTAGTATTTGTTATCGTTATTTTAGGTGTGCTTGCTGCTGTTGCTGTGCCTAGATTCGTAACAACAAGGACAGATGCACAAGTGGCAATGGCAAGAAGTGATATTGCTTCTGTATTAAAAGCAATCCCTGCAAGAGTTTTTGCAGAAAATCTAGACCCTACAGCATCAACTCCTACTGGATTTAGTTCATGGGGTGATTGGATGATAGATACAGGAGGACTTGATCGAGGTAGATGGACCGTAAATGGTAGTAATACTAAAGGAATCGAGCCACTTGGAAATGTACAAAATGCTCAAGGAGCGCAAACTGGCGGATGTGGGGCTATAATTATTTTAGATACAACTACAGGAAACCTAACATTTGATCCAAACCGAATATCTGCAACTACTACTGGAGGTAATAATGGGGGAACATTCTGTAAATCTCTAAAAGAATCTTATCCAAGTGGTTCAAATAGAATTATCCCACTTGCTACAACTGGAGCAGTGAAATTCTAA
- a CDS encoding fumarate reductase flavoprotein subunit produces the protein MNIVYCDALIIGGGLAGLRSSIECKKRGLNTIVLSLMPVKRSHSAAAQGGMQASLGNSKMSDGDNEDLHFMDTVKGSDWGCDQNVARMFVTTAPKAIRELATWGVSWSRIQKGKREAIINAQKTIIEEEDFRHGYIHSRDFGGTKKWRTCYTADATGHSMLYAVANEAIKNNVDIRDRKEAIKIIYEDGVCYGAIVRDLITGELSAYIAKGTMIATGGYGRIYQNTTNAVICNGVGAAIALETGIAKLGNMEAVQFHPTPLVPSGILLTEGCRGDGGVLRDADGYRFMPDYEPEKKDLASRDVVSRRMVEHIRKGKGAKSPYGDHIWLDISILGESHIHKNLRDVYDICKIFAGIDVTKQWAPVRPMQHYSMGGIRTDYQGHTNLKGLFAAGESSCWDLHGFNRLGGNSVSEAVVSGMIIGDYFSDYCASKTMDIKTNTIEKFINEEQKYLEDIINSNGNENVFEIKNAMRKIMDDKVGIFREGKMLQEAYDELVELYKRSKNIGISNKHMHCNPELEEAYRVPKMLKIALCVAKGALNRTESRGAHTREDYPKRDDKDWLKRTLASWKDKNDNAPTIEYEDLDIDKMEIPPGYRGYGAKGNIIENPKSAVRQAEVDKITQELQAANKDRYEIQNALMYFELQPHYKAKNQRLGDDK, from the coding sequence ATGAATATAGTATATTGTGATGCACTAATTATTGGTGGTGGATTAGCAGGACTTAGATCTTCAATAGAGTGCAAAAAAAGAGGATTAAATACAATTGTCTTAAGTCTTATGCCAGTAAAAAGAAGTCACTCTGCTGCTGCACAAGGTGGTATGCAAGCTAGTCTTGGAAATTCAAAAATGAGTGATGGTGATAATGAAGACTTACACTTTATGGATACAGTAAAAGGAAGCGATTGGGGTTGTGATCAAAATGTAGCTAGAATGTTTGTTACAACAGCACCAAAAGCCATTAGAGAGCTTGCTACTTGGGGTGTATCTTGGAGTAGAATCCAAAAAGGAAAAAGAGAAGCTATCATAAATGCGCAAAAAACAATCATTGAAGAAGAAGATTTTAGACATGGATATATTCATTCAAGAGATTTTGGCGGAACAAAAAAATGGAGAACTTGTTATACTGCAGATGCTACAGGACACTCAATGTTGTATGCAGTTGCAAATGAAGCAATAAAAAATAATGTTGATATAAGAGACAGAAAAGAAGCTATAAAAATCATTTATGAAGATGGCGTATGCTATGGAGCAATAGTTAGAGATTTGATCACTGGCGAGCTATCAGCATATATTGCAAAAGGGACTATGATAGCAACAGGTGGATATGGCAGAATCTATCAAAACACTACAAATGCTGTGATATGTAATGGTGTAGGTGCTGCAATAGCATTAGAAACAGGTATTGCAAAACTTGGAAATATGGAAGCTGTGCAATTCCACCCTACTCCACTTGTGCCAAGTGGAATCTTACTTACTGAAGGTTGTAGAGGCGATGGCGGAGTATTAAGAGATGCAGATGGTTATAGATTTATGCCAGATTATGAGCCAGAGAAAAAAGATCTAGCAAGTAGAGATGTTGTAAGTAGAAGAATGGTAGAACACATAAGAAAAGGTAAAGGTGCAAAATCTCCTTATGGTGATCATATATGGCTAGATATATCTATACTTGGGGAATCTCACATACACAAAAATCTACGAGATGTATATGATATTTGTAAGATTTTTGCAGGTATTGATGTCACAAAACAATGGGCACCAGTTAGACCGATGCAGCATTATTCTATGGGTGGTATTAGGACAGATTATCAAGGACATACAAACTTAAAAGGCTTATTTGCAGCAGGCGAATCATCATGCTGGGATTTACATGGCTTTAATAGACTGGGTGGAAACTCTGTAAGCGAAGCTGTTGTATCAGGTATGATTATTGGTGATTATTTTAGTGATTATTGTGCAAGTAAAACAATGGATATAAAAACAAATACAATAGAAAAATTCATCAATGAAGAGCAAAAATATTTAGAAGATATCATAAATTCAAATGGTAATGAAAATGTATTTGAAATTAAAAATGCAATGCGAAAAATAATGGATGATAAAGTTGGAATCTTTAGAGAAGGAAAGATGCTTCAAGAAGCGTATGATGAATTAGTAGAGCTATATAAAAGAAGTAAAAATATAGGGATCTCAAATAAACATATGCATTGCAATCCAGAATTAGAAGAAGCATATAGAGTGCCTAAAATGCTTAAAATTGCACTATGTGTAGCAAAAGGTGCTCTAAATAGGACAGAAAGTCGTGGGGCACATACTAGAGAAGACTACCCAAAAAGAGATGATAAAGATTGGCTAAAACGAACACTTGCATCATGGAAAGATAAAAATGACAATGCACCAACAATAGAATACGAAGACTTAGATATAGATAAGATGGAAATTCCACCAGGATATAGAGGATATGGTGCAAAAGGAAATATAATAGAAAATCCAAAAAGTGCAGTGCGTCAAGCAGAAGTAGATAAAATCACACAAGAATTGCAAGCAGCTAACAAGGATAGATATGAAATCCAAAATGCATTGATGTATTTTGAATTACAACCACACTATAAAGCTAAAAATCAAAGATTAGGAGATGACAAATGA
- a CDS encoding histidinol-phosphatase gives MNIDLHNHTKRCNHAIGESYEYIESAINCNTDIFGFACHAPMKFDEKYRMQFCEIDDYIKEVKDLREQYRDKIDIKVGFEVDYINKKEYLIEKKVLDSSVDYLIGSVHFLNNWGFDNEEFIGIYKSININDAWIEYLESISNMAQSGLFDIVGHFDLFKIFNNPPSKNLKNNIIKTLESIKDNNMVLEINSAGFRKNIGEMYPSKEILELVFTLDIPITFSSDAHNPNQVGFKRDECKAIAKDIGFKKVASFKDRKIEFYDF, from the coding sequence ATGAATATTGACCTACATAATCATACAAAAAGATGCAATCACGCTATTGGTGAAAGCTATGAATACATAGAATCTGCAATTAATTGCAATACTGATATATTTGGATTTGCCTGCCATGCACCTATGAAATTTGATGAAAAATATCGTATGCAATTTTGTGAGATAGATGACTATATCAAAGAGGTAAAAGATTTAAGAGAGCAATATAGAGATAAAATTGATATTAAAGTTGGATTTGAAGTTGATTATATCAATAAAAAAGAATATTTGATAGAAAAAAAAGTATTAGATTCTAGTGTGGATTATTTGATTGGTTCGGTGCATTTTTTGAATAATTGGGGTTTTGATAATGAAGAATTTATCGGTATCTATAAAAGTATAAATATCAATGATGCGTGGATTGAATACCTAGAATCTATTTCAAATATGGCTCAAAGTGGGCTTTTTGATATTGTCGGACATTTTGATTTATTTAAGATTTTTAATAATCCTCCAAGCAAGAATCTAAAAAATAATATCATCAAAACCTTAGAATCTATCAAAGATAATAATATGGTGCTTGAGATAAACTCTGCTGGATTTAGGAAAAATATAGGCGAGATGTATCCAAGCAAGGAGATTTTAGAGCTTGTATTTACGCTAGATATTCCTATTACATTTAGCAGTGATGCACATAATCCAAATCAAGTTGGCTTTAAAAGAGATGAATGTAAGGCTATTGCAAAAGATATAGGATTTAAAAAAGTTGCAAGTTTTAAAGATAGAAAAATAGAATTTTATGATTTCTAA
- a CDS encoding ATP-binding cassette domain-containing protein, whose product MIEIDIKKSLNTQNGKITLEVNTKIQEYTFLSIFGQSGAGKTTLLRILSGLDMPDSGKIIVDNEIWFDSDKKINLAPQKRKIGFVFQDYALFPHLNVYQNLCFGLESKKQRYRVDEILNLMQLDNLKHTKPNKLSGGQKQRVALARALVYKSKILLLDEPLSALDNDMRLILQDEIIRLHKYFKLTTIIVSHDISEIFKLSNRILHLKNGKIINDGDANIIFANNNISSKFSFSAKIIDIKQNGIIFIVKLLINNNIATITMDNDASQYKIGDEILVSTKAFNPIVFKI is encoded by the coding sequence ATGATAGAAATAGATATAAAAAAATCTCTAAATACCCAAAATGGCAAAATCACATTAGAAGTAAATACTAAAATTCAAGAATACACATTTTTGAGTATATTTGGGCAAAGTGGTGCAGGAAAAACGACATTGCTTAGAATCTTAAGCGGACTTGATATGCCAGATTCTGGAAAAATTATCGTTGATAATGAAATATGGTTTGATAGTGATAAAAAAATAAATCTAGCTCCACAAAAACGCAAAATTGGCTTTGTGTTTCAAGACTATGCATTATTTCCACATCTAAATGTATATCAAAATCTCTGCTTTGGCTTGGAAAGTAAAAAACAAAGATATAGAGTTGATGAGATATTAAATCTCATGCAATTAGATAATCTAAAACACACAAAGCCAAACAAGCTCTCTGGCGGACAAAAACAAAGAGTAGCATTAGCTAGAGCATTAGTGTATAAAAGCAAGATTCTACTACTTGATGAACCACTAAGTGCATTAGATAATGATATGCGTTTAATACTTCAAGATGAAATTATTAGACTTCATAAATATTTCAAATTAACTACGATTATAGTAAGCCACGATATAAGCGAAATTTTTAAGCTATCAAATAGAATCTTGCATTTAAAAAATGGAAAGATTATAAACGATGGTGATGCAAATATTATTTTTGCAAATAATAATATAAGTTCAAAATTTAGCTTTAGTGCCAAAATAATTGATATTAAGCAAAATGGTATAATTTTCATAGTGAAATTGCTAATCAACAATAATATAGCAACAATTACTATGGATAATGATGCCTCACAATACAAAATAGGAGATGAGATTTTAGTATCTACAAAAGCATTTAATCCAATAGTATTTAAAATATAA
- the mtaB gene encoding tRNA (N(6)-L-threonylcarbamoyladenosine(37)-C(2))-methylthiotransferase MtaB, with amino-acid sequence MMKVFFKTFGCRTNIFDTQVMIENLQSFLLVNNEAEADIIVINSCTVTNGADKDVKDYISKIQKLNKKIFFTGCALNSVGKIAFDNEKIFGAFGHSSKENIESLLKKPKRFFIENDLSHKDSTIVGDFANKIRGFIKVQEGCNFKCSYCIIPQVRGKSRSYDRDKILSQVQKLVDNGVSEIVLSGTNLGSYGKEDKYTLAQLIIDISKISGIKRIRLGSLEPSQIKDDFLEILDSKFLERHLHIALQHTNDIMLKAMNRINRFDKDLKLFESIADKGFALGSDFIVGFPGESEEIFDDMIKKIEMLPLTHIHAFIYSPRNNTMAAKLKIDVSKGMAKERLHKIKDIISSKNKAFRENKMPLDVLVESKKGDFYYGLDQFYNRIRIKSDKSLYSKWIVIDDYKIEQDINYAEI; translated from the coding sequence ATAATGAAGGTCTTTTTTAAGACATTTGGTTGCAGGACAAATATATTTGATACACAAGTAATGATTGAGAATTTGCAATCATTTTTGCTTGTAAATAATGAAGCTGAAGCAGATATCATTGTGATTAATTCTTGCACCGTTACAAATGGTGCTGATAAGGATGTAAAAGATTATATTTCAAAAATCCAAAAGTTGAATAAAAAGATATTTTTTACAGGTTGTGCTTTAAATAGTGTGGGAAAAATTGCATTTGATAATGAAAAGATATTTGGCGCATTTGGTCATAGTAGCAAGGAAAATATAGAAAGTTTGCTAAAAAAGCCAAAACGATTTTTTATAGAAAATGATTTATCTCACAAAGATTCTACTATTGTTGGTGATTTTGCAAATAAAATAAGAGGATTTATAAAAGTGCAAGAAGGTTGCAATTTCAAATGTTCTTATTGCATTATTCCACAAGTGCGGGGAAAATCAAGGAGTTATGATAGGGATAAAATATTATCTCAAGTGCAAAAATTAGTAGATAATGGAGTAAGTGAGATAGTGCTAAGCGGGACAAATCTAGGCAGCTATGGCAAGGAAGATAAATACACTTTAGCACAATTAATAATTGATATTTCAAAAATATCTGGCATAAAGCGGATACGATTAGGTAGCCTAGAGCCTTCCCAAATTAAAGATGATTTTTTAGAGATTCTAGATTCTAAGTTTTTGGAGAGACATTTGCATATCGCATTGCAACATACAAATGATATTATGTTAAAAGCTATGAATAGAATAAATAGATTTGATAAAGATTTAAAATTATTTGAAAGTATAGCAGATAAAGGTTTTGCACTTGGTAGTGATTTTATCGTAGGATTCCCAGGAGAGAGTGAAGAAATATTTGATGATATGATAAAAAAAATAGAAATGCTTCCTTTGACACATATCCATGCTTTTATATATTCTCCTCGCAATAATACAATGGCAGCAAAACTAAAAATAGATGTTTCTAAAGGTATGGCAAAAGAGAGATTGCATAAAATAAAAGATATTATTTCATCAAAAAATAAAGCTTTTAGAGAAAATAAAATGCCACTTGATGTTTTAGTTGAAAGCAAAAAGGGTGATTTTTATTATGGATTAGATCAGTTTTATAATAGAATTAGGATTAAAAGTGACAAATCTTTATATTCTAAATGGATTGTAATTGATGATTACAAGATAGAACAGGATATCAACTATGCAGAAATCTAA
- a CDS encoding AAA family ATPase, giving the protein MQKSKNLVIIIVGLILIVLLGGILFTRDNNILITNDELNNILLTKEIQKVSIDDSYLYIITDSNAYKIAKDLVDLKSLDSIAIEVKKPFMFDRILASLGVFVILLLGFAVLLSAITRTFKKPKPKEAAKETQIQTSNQINIESNFNKVSNIKNIKFDDIAGIKEVKDDLFEIIDYIKNPKKYQDMGIHLPKGILLVGPPGVGKTMIAKAIANEANVPFFYQSGSSFAQIYVGMGAKRVRELFFVAKASAPSIIFIDEIDAVGKARGENRNDERETTLNQLLTEMDGFEDSSGVIVVGATNRIEVLDSALLRAGRFDRRLYIDLPDFDERKKIIELYLKDKEHKVDIDEIARQSVGFSGAAIASLVNEASLNALRKNSKVIENDDFYLSHSKIESGIKKQLSFSEEEKQVLSLYQAAKAISAYWCDIDFDKITLLGDGIKKNDKNILSKSDLTNMIKVALSGSVVLEMNMGESYTNCKDDIRIAKQIAFEMSQDYAMMGRIMADSSDVESELQNIKSELQIFFNSAKGILREVQAILLKNEKITKEELREILKEGIFIE; this is encoded by the coding sequence ATGCAGAAATCTAAAAACTTAGTCATTATTATTGTTGGACTTATTTTAATTGTTTTGCTTGGAGGGATTTTATTTACTCGTGATAACAATATCTTAATAACCAATGATGAGCTAAATAATATTCTCTTAACAAAAGAAATCCAAAAAGTATCTATTGATGATAGTTATTTATATATTATCACGGATTCTAATGCTTATAAAATTGCAAAAGATTTAGTGGATTTAAAAAGTCTAGATAGCATCGCAATTGAAGTAAAAAAACCATTTATGTTTGATAGAATCTTAGCTAGTCTTGGTGTTTTTGTCATTTTATTGCTTGGTTTTGCAGTATTACTTAGTGCTATAACAAGAACATTTAAAAAGCCTAAACCAAAGGAAGCAGCAAAAGAAACTCAAATCCAAACATCAAATCAAATCAATATAGAATCTAATTTTAATAAAGTATCAAATATCAAAAATATAAAATTTGATGATATTGCAGGAATAAAAGAAGTAAAAGATGATTTATTTGAAATCATTGACTATATAAAGAATCCAAAAAAATATCAAGATATGGGAATCCATCTTCCAAAAGGCATTTTACTTGTTGGACCGCCGGGTGTAGGTAAAACAATGATAGCAAAAGCAATAGCAAATGAAGCAAATGTCCCATTTTTTTATCAAAGTGGTTCATCTTTTGCACAAATTTATGTAGGAATGGGTGCAAAACGCGTAAGAGAGCTATTTTTTGTAGCAAAAGCAAGTGCTCCAAGTATCATTTTTATTGATGAAATTGATGCAGTTGGTAAAGCTAGAGGTGAAAATAGAAATGATGAGAGAGAAACTACACTAAATCAGCTTTTAACAGAAATGGATGGCTTTGAAGATAGTAGTGGAGTTATTGTTGTTGGTGCTACAAATAGGATAGAAGTGCTAGATTCTGCTTTGCTTAGAGCAGGTAGATTTGATAGAAGGCTTTATATTGATTTACCAGATTTTGATGAAAGAAAGAAAATCATTGAACTTTATCTAAAAGATAAAGAGCATAAAGTTGATATAGATGAGATAGCAAGGCAAAGTGTTGGTTTTAGCGGTGCCGCTATCGCTTCGCTTGTAAATGAAGCCTCACTCAATGCTTTAAGAAAAAATTCTAAAGTCATTGAAAATGATGATTTTTATTTATCTCACTCAAAAATTGAAAGTGGAATAAAAAAACAGCTAAGTTTTAGCGAGGAAGAAAAACAAGTCCTATCCCTTTATCAAGCTGCAAAAGCTATTAGTGCATATTGGTGTGATATTGACTTTGATAAGATTACTTTGCTTGGGGATGGTATCAAAAAAAATGATAAAAATATATTATCAAAAAGTGATTTAACAAATATGATAAAAGTTGCATTAAGCGGTAGCGTAGTGCTAGAAATGAATATGGGAGAATCTTATACAAATTGCAAAGACGATATAAGGATTGCAAAACAAATTGCATTTGAGATGAGTCAAGATTATGCGATGATGGGTAGAATAATGGCAGATTCTAGTGATGTAGAATCTGAATTGCAAAATATAAAAAGTGAATTGCAAATATTTTTTAATAGTGCAAAAGGGATTTTAAGAGAAGTTCAAGCCATACTGCTAAAAAATGAAAAAATCACAAAAGAAGAATTAAGGGAAATATTAAAAGAAGGCATATTTATTGAGTGA
- a CDS encoding fumarate reductase cytochrome b subunit: MQQSDLDNRVIESYTGISKQNRASRMPALLDYLQSATGLFLALFMMAHMFFVSTILISNEAMDKVSRFFELDFLSSDGKGYPFVVSIIAFIVFFIFILHALLAMRKFPINYRQYIRLKAHKDSLRHSDTTLWVIQAYTGFAMFFLGSVHLYIVMTQPQTIGSIGSSFRFVHQHFWILYLILLFAVELHGSIGLYRLAVKWGWFEAKTPEITLKRLRNLKIALSVFFIILGLATYAAYIKNGLNLEKDINYMMVHEMGDKEIRGNK, translated from the coding sequence ATGCAACAAAGCGATTTGGACAATAGAGTAATTGAAAGCTACACTGGGATATCAAAACAAAATAGAGCAAGCAGAATGCCTGCTTTGCTAGATTATCTGCAAAGCGCAACAGGATTATTTCTTGCTTTATTCATGATGGCTCATATGTTTTTTGTATCAACAATTTTAATTAGCAATGAGGCTATGGATAAAGTATCAAGATTTTTTGAGCTTGATTTTTTGAGCAGTGATGGAAAAGGATATCCATTTGTAGTATCAATTATTGCATTTATAGTATTTTTTATATTTATACTACACGCATTACTTGCAATGAGGAAATTTCCAATTAATTATAGACAATACATTAGGCTTAAAGCACACAAAGATAGTCTTAGACATAGTGATACAACACTTTGGGTGATACAAGCATATACAGGTTTTGCAATGTTTTTCTTAGGAAGCGTGCATTTATATATAGTCATGACTCAACCTCAAACAATAGGCTCCATTGGGTCATCATTTAGATTTGTTCATCAACATTTTTGGATTCTATATCTAATATTATTATTTGCAGTGGAATTGCATGGTTCTATTGGATTGTATAGACTTGCAGTTAAATGGGGATGGTTTGAAGCAAAAACACCAGAAATCACATTAAAAAGACTTAGAAATCTAAAAATAGCTCTAAGCGTATTTTTTATTATTCTAGGATTAGCAACATATGCTGCATATATTAAAAATGGATTAAATTTAGAAAAAGATATTAATTATATGATGGTTCATGAAATGGGAGATAAAGAAATTAGGGGGAATAAATGA